The Streptomyces sp. RKND-216 genomic sequence CGGCGCACCGCGAGATGGCGCGCACGGCCGAGGCGTTCCTCGACCGCGCCGGTCAGGCCGGCCGAACGGCGGCGGACCTGGGAATCCACCGGCAGACGCTGTACTACCGCCTGGGGCGGGTGGAGCGGCTGACCGGGCTGGACCTCGACGACGGCGCCGACCGGCTGCTGCTGCACGTCGCCCTGAAGGCGGCCCGGCTGTCCTGAGTCGGACTTCCGGAAAAGGACGAGGGGCCGACGCGCTCGCGCCGGCCCCTCGTCAGGCGCGGAACCGCGCGGTCAGTCCTCCAGGTTGACCGTGCGGGCGGACGTGGCGCCGATCTCCTCGGCGATCTCCGCCAGTACCGAAGCCGGGACGGTGTCATCCACGGTGAGCGCGACGAGCGCCTCCCCACCGGCCGCCGACCGGGACACCTGCATCCCCGCGATGTTCAGACCCGCCTCGCCCAGGGCCCGGCCGACCGTGCCGACGACGCCCGGGCGGTCGCCGTAGCGCAGGAAGGCCATGTGGTCGGCGAGGGCCAGGTCGATGTCGTGCTCGCCGACGGCGACGATCTTCTGCAGGTGCTTGGGGCCCGACAGCGTGCCGGAGACGGAGATCTCCTCCCCGTTGCCGAGGGTGCCGCGCACGACCACCACGTTCCGGTGCTCCGGGGACTCGGAGGAGGTGGTCAGCCGCACCTCCACGCCGCGCTCCTGCGCGAACAGCGGCGCGTTGACGTAGCTGACCGTCTCGTCGACGACGTCCTCGAAGACGCCCTTGAGGGCGGAGAGCTCCAGCACCTTCACGTCGTGCTGGGTGATCTCGCCGTAGACCTCGACGTCGAGCCGGTGGGCGACCTCGCCGGCCAGCGCCGTGAAGATGCGGCCCAGCTTCTCGGCGAGCGGCAGCCCCGGACGCACGTCCTCGGCGATGACGCCGCCCTGGACGTTCACCGCGTCCGGCACGAGTTCACCGGCGAGCGCGAGACGCACGGACTTGGCGACCGAGATGCCGGCCTTCTCCTGCGCCTCGCCGGTGGAGGCGCCGAGGTGCGGGGTGCAGACGACCTGGTCGAACGCGAACAGCGGGGAGTCGGTGCACGGCTCGCTGGTGTAGACGTCGAGTCCGGCGCCGGCGACGCGGCCCTCCTTGAGGGCGGCGAACAGAGCGTCCTCGTCGACGATGCCGCCGCGCGCGGCGTTGACGATCCGGACCTCCGGCTTGACCTTGCGCAGCGCCTCGTCGCCGATCAGGCCGAGCGTCTCCGGGGTCTTGGGCAGGTGCACGGTGATGAAGTCCGACACCGCCAGCAGTTCGTCCAGGGTGACGAGCTTGACGCCCATCTGCGCGGCCCGGGCGGGCTGCACGTACGGGTCGAAGGCCACGATCTTCATGCCGAACGCGGACATGCGCTGCGCCACCAGCACCCCGATGCGGCCGAGGCCGACCACGCCCAGGGTCTTCTCGCTCAGCTCGACGCCGGTGTACTTGCTGCGCTTCCACTCGCCGTTCTTCAGCGCGGTGTTGGCCTGCGGGATGTTGCGCGCCGTCGCCACCAGCAGGCCGCAGGCCAGCTCGGCGGCGGTGACGATGTTGGACGTGGGGGCATTGACCACCATCACGCCGGCCTTGGTGGCCGCGGAGACGTCCACGTTGTCCAGGCCGACTCCGGCGCGGGCGACGACCTTCAGCCGCTTCGCGGCGGCGATGGCCTCGGCGTCGACCTTGGTCGCGCTGCGGACGAGGACGGCGTCGACGCCGGCGATCGCGGGGAGGAGTTCGGCGCGGTTCGCGCCGTCGCAGTGACGGATCTCGAAGTCCGGTCCGAGTGCGTCGACGGTGGCCGGGGAGAGCTCTTCGGCGATGAGTACTACGGGCTTGCTCACAGGGGTCTCAGTCCTCACTTGTCCTCTGCGGACGGTGTCCTCGCAGACGGCCGATCCCGACGGCCGAAGGCGGTGGAGGGTTGGCAGCCGCGTAAGACACACGACGCTGTGAGCCTGTGACGCGTTTCTGCTTCGCAGTGTAGCCGCGGCGGGGCGGCTTGTGCCGCTCCTCCGGCCGAAGGTCACCCGCGTGTGCGACCCCGCGGCTTCACCCGGGTCGGCCGCCCCCGAGAACGCCCGCCGCTGGCGCGGGGGCCGCACGCGGCCGGAGAGCGTGCGGGAGAGCGGCCCCTCGCGCTCCGAGGCCCGGGGCGGCGGTTCCGCCCGCCCTGGAGGGCGGGCGGCGCGTCCGGGACCCTCCACGGTCGCGGAAAGGGGGGCGCACCGGCGCGGTGTGCCCCGGTGCGCCCTCGGCCGGAGGGCCGGAGGCCGTCAGGCCTCGTCGTCGACCCAGCTCATGAGCTTGCGCAGCTTGCGACCGGTGGTCTCCAGCAGGTGGTCGCCGTCGGCCTTCTTGTACTCGTTGTACTTCGGCAGGCCCGCGTTGTACTCCTTCATCCAGTTGTTGGCGAAGGAGCCGTCCTGGATGTCGGTGAGGACCTTCTTCATCTCCGCCTTGGTCTGGTCGTTGATGATGCGCGGGCCGGTGACGTAGTCGCCCCACTCCGCGGTCTCGGAGACGGACCAGCGCATCTTCTCCAGGCCGCCCTCGTACATGAGGTCCACGATGAGCTTCAGCTCGTGCAGGCACTCGAAGTACGCGATCTCCGGCTGGTAGCCGGCCTCGACCAGCGTCTCGAATCCGGCCTTGACCAGCGCCGAGGCGCCGCCGCAGAGCACGGCCTGCTCACCGAAGAGGTCGGTCTCGGTCTCCTCGGTGAAGGTGGTCTTGATGACCCCGGCGCGGGTGCCGCCGATGCCCTTGGCGTAGGAGAGCGCCAGCTCGAACGCCTTGCCGGTGGCGTCCTGCTCGACGGCCGCGATGCACGGAACGCCGCGGCCCTCCTCGTACTGGCGGCGGACGAGGTGGCCGGGGCCCTTCGGGGCGACCATGCAGACGTCCACGCCGGCCGGGGGCTTGATGAAGCCGAAGCGGATGTTGAAGCCGTGGCCGAAGAAGAGCGCGTCGCCCTCCTTGATGTGGGGAGCGACGGACTCCTCGTAGACCTTGGCCTGGACCGGGTCCGGCACGAGGACCATGATGACGTCGGCTTCCTTCGCGGCCTCGGCCGGCGTGGTCACCTTCAGGCCCTGCTCCTCGGCCCTGGCCCGGGACTTCGAGCCCTCGTGCAGGCCCACGCGGACGTCCACGCCCGAGTCGCGCAGCGACAGCGCGTGGGCGTGCCCCTGGCTGCCGTAGCCGAGCACGGCGACCTTGCGGTTCTGGATGATGGACAGGTCGGCGTCGGCGTCGTAGAACAGCTCGGCCACTTGGGGTCTCTCCTTGTTTCTTCCTGGTGGGTGCCGCCTCACCGTACGGCGGAGCGGCGGTCGACGGGCGGGGCCGCCCGCAGCGTGGACGGGGCGCTGCGGGCGGGGCACCCGGTCCGGGGTCAGGCGCTGCGCTCGAGTGCGCGCAGCGAGCGGTCGGTGATGGAGCGGGCGCCGCGCCCTATGGCGATGGTCCCGGACTGCACGAGTTCCTTGATGCCGTACGGCTCCAGCATCCGCAGCATCGCCTCGAGCTTGTCGCTGCCGCCGGTGGCCTCGATGGTGACGGCCTCCGGGGAGACGTCGACGGTCTTGGCGCGGAACAGCTGCACGATCTCGACGATCTGCGAACGGGTCTCGTTGTCGGCCCGCACCTTCACCAGAACGAGTTCGCGCTGGATGGCGCCGCCGGGCTCCAGCTCGACGATCTTCAGCACGTTGACGAGCTTGTTGAGCTGCTTGGTCACCTGCTCCAGCGGCAGGTCCTCGACGTTCACCACGATGGTGATGCGCGAGATGTCGGGGTGCTCGGTGACGCCGACGGCGAGGGAGTCGATGTTGAAGCCGCGGCGGGAGAACAGCGAGGCGATCCGGGCGAGGATGCCGGGCGTGTTCTCCACCAGGACGGACAGGGTGTGCTTGGACATCGCTTGCGTGGCTCCGCTCGTCACTCGTCGCTGTCGCCGAAGTCGGGGCGCACGCCGCGCGCCGCCATGACCTCGTCGTTGGAGGTGCCCGCCGCGACCATCGGCCAGACCATCGCGTCCTCGTGGACGACGAAGTCGACGACGACCGGGCGGTCGTTGATGGAGTTGGCCTTCTCGATGACCGCGTCGAGCTGCTCGGGGTCCTCGCAGCGGATGCCGACGCAGCCCATGGCCTCGGCCAGCTTCACGAAGTCGGGCACCCGGGTGCCGCGGCAGGGCTCACTGCCCTCGCCGTCGTGCAGCTTGGTGTTGGAGTAGCGCTGGTTGTAGAAGAGGGTCTGCCACTGGCGGACCATGCCGAGGGCGCCGTTGTTGATGATCGCGACCTTGATGGGCACGTCGTTGAGCGCGGCGGTGACCAGTTCCTGGTTGGTCATCTGGAAGCAGCCGTCACCGTCGATGGCCCAGACGGTCTTGTCCGGGACACCGACCTTGGCACCGAGCGCCGCCGGCACCGCGTAGCCCATGGTGCCCAGGCCGCCGGAGTTGAGCCAGGTGGCGGGCCGCTCGTAGTCGATGTAGTGGGCCGCCCACATCTGGTGCTGGCCGACGCCGGCCGCGTAGACCGTGCCCTCCGGGGCGAGTTGGCCGATGCGCTGGATGACCTGCTGCGGGGCGAGGGAACCGTCCTCCGGCAGGTCGTAGCCCAGCGGGTAGGTCTCCCGCCACCGGTCGAGCAGCTGCCACCAGGCGGTGTGGTCGCCCTTGCGGCCGCGCTCGTGCTCGCCCTGGACGGCAACGATCAGGTCGGCGACGACCTCGCGGGCGTCGCCGACGATGGGCACGTCCGCCGCGCGGTTCTTGCCGATCTCGGCCGGGTCGATGTCCGCGTGGACGATCTTGGCGAGCGGGGCAAAGGAGTCCAGCTTGCCGGTGACACGGTCGTCGAACCGGGCTCCGAGGGCGACGATCAGGTCGGCCTTCTGGAGCGCGGTGACGGCGGCGACGGTGCCGTGCATGCCGGGCATGCCCAGGTGCTGCGGGTGGCTGTCCGGGAAGGCGCCGATGCCCATCAGGGTGGTGGTGACCGGAGCGCCGGTCAGTTCGGCGAGCACCTTCAGCTCCGTGGTGGCACCGGCCTTCAGGACGCCACCACCGACATACAGCACCGGGCGCCGGGACTCGGTGATCAGCCGGGCGGCCTCACGGATCTGCTTGGAGTGCGGCTTGACGACGGGACGGTAGCCGGGCAGATCGTGCTGCGGCGGCCAGGCGAACGTCGTCCGAGCCTGGAGCGCGTCCTTGGCGATGTCGACGAGGACCGGGCCGGGGCGTCCGGTGGAGGCGATGTGGAAGGCCTGGGCGATCGTCCGGGGGATCTCGGCCGGGTCGGTGACCAGGAAGTTGTGCTTGGTGACCGGCATGGTGATGCCGCAGATGTCGGCTTCCTGGAAGGCGTCGGTGCCGATCGACCGGGAGGCGACCTGCCCGGTGATGGCGACCAGCGGCACCGAGTCCATGTGCGCGTCGGCGATGGGGGTGACCAGGTTGGTGGCGCCGGGGCCGGAGGTGGCCATGCAGACGCCGACGCGGCCCGTGGCCTGGGCGTAGCCGGTGGCGGCGTGACCCGCGCCCTGCTCGTGCCGGACGAGGACGTGGCGCACCCGGGAGGAGTCCATCATCGGGTCGTACGCGGGCAGGATCGCGCCGCCGGGAATCCCGAATACCGTGTCGGCGCCGACCTCCTCCAGGGACCGGATGAGGGACTGCGCGCCCGTCACGGTCTCGGGGGTGGGCGCCGGTGCGCCCGGCTGCTGCTGTCCGCCGGTACGGGGCCGCGGCTGCGGTTTGGGGGCCCCGGTGGCCTGCTCGGTCATCGGTTCTCTCTTCCCGGAGAGTGAGGGTGATGGCGCTCGTGGTGTGGGTGTTGCCGGTGGCTTTGCCAACGGTCTGTGCCGGGTGGGAGGGGTTTGCTCCCGGGCACCGGTGCAACAAAAAACCCCTCGTGCCGTGAGGCAGGCGAGGGGAGCGCGTCGGTGAGGGTCGCGGGGTCTTCGAGGCCCCGTTCAGCCGACGCGCTTGCCAAGTACGAGAATTCGGGTGCGCATGGCATGACCTTCCTCCTGGCCCCCTCGGGGTGTCAAGTGGGTGGGACGGGTGTCTCAGTATGTGAACTGTACGGTGGTCCGCCGGAGGGTCCGGCGGAGGGTGCGCCCGGGGAGCCGAGCGCGGAGTGGTGGGTGAGCGGGTCGGGACCGCTCAGGCCGCCGCGACGGACCGGCAGCCTGCCCGCCGCCACGACGGGACGGTGCCCCCCCGGGTCACCGCCTCGCGAGTCACCCCGGTGCGTCTCCCCCGCGCGCGTGTCCGCTCCTCGCGGTTCACCCGTGTGCGCCCCGCCCGCCCCACCCACTCCGCATACGGACGGCACGGGGAGCGGATAGCCGCCGACGGTCAGGGCGCGGCGCAGCCGGTGCTCGTCCAGCGCCCCGGAGAACGCGGCGCCCCGGCCGTGGGTGCAGCCCATCGCGCGCAGGGCGAGCACCTGCTCGGGGAGGTCCACGCCGTCGGCGACGGAGGTGAGTCCGATGTCGTCGGCGATGCGCAGCAGGCCGGAGGTGATCTTCCGCAGGCGCGGGGACTCCACGAGCCCTTCGACGAGACCCTGGTCGAGGCAGAGCACGTCCAGGGGGAGGCGCCGGAGCGCGGCGAGCGCCGCGTACCCGCTGCCGATGCCGTCCAGCGCGACCCGGACGCCGTGGTCCCGCAGACCGGTCAGCCGTTGTGCCAGCTCGTCGAGCGCGGTGCGCGGGTCGCCGACGGAGATCTCCAGCACCAGCCCGCACGGCGGCAGGCCGTGCCGGTCGAGCAGCTCCTCGACGCCGCAGCCCGGCAGCGCGGCAGCGGTCAGGCCGCGCGCGGACACCCGTACCGTCACCGGGGCGGTCAGGCCGGCGCGGTGCCGGTCGGCGGCCTGGGCGACGGCCTCCGCGATCAGCCGGCGGCTCCCCGGCGCGGCGCGTTCCCCGGCTCTCTCCAGCCTGGGGCGCCCATCGGTGCGCAGGTACTCGCCGGGGGTGAAGAGGATGCCCTGCGGTGAACGCCAGCGCGGCTGTGCCGCGACGGCGGTGACGCGCCCGGTGCTCAGCTCGACCACGGGCTGGTGCAGCAGGGCGAAGCCGCCGTCCCGGGGCCCGTCGGGGGGCGGACCTGCGACGCGTCCGGGTGCCGCGGAGGCGGGGCGTACGGGTGCCGACGCTGCGGCCGGCACAGAGGCGGGCGGGGCGGCGGGACCGGTGGCCACGGGACGCTCGGGGCCGGGCTGCTGCGGGAGCAGCGGCACTCCGGAGGCGCGCGCTCCGGCCGCCGGTACTTCCGCGGCTGGTACTGCCGCGGCCTTCGGCCTCGCGGTCGGCGCCTCGCCGGCCGCCGCACGGCGGGTCGCCTGCGGCGTCTGCGGGCGGTGCAACTCGACGCGGTTCTTTCCGGACTGCTTCGCGCGATACATGGCGAGGTCCGCGTGGCGCAGCAGGACGGCCGGGGTGACGCCGGACTCCGCGAACGCGACGCCGATGGACGCGGCCACGCGGACCTCGGTGCCGTCATG encodes the following:
- the serA gene encoding phosphoglycerate dehydrogenase — translated: MSKPVVLIAEELSPATVDALGPDFEIRHCDGANRAELLPAIAGVDAVLVRSATKVDAEAIAAAKRLKVVARAGVGLDNVDVSAATKAGVMVVNAPTSNIVTAAELACGLLVATARNIPQANTALKNGEWKRSKYTGVELSEKTLGVVGLGRIGVLVAQRMSAFGMKIVAFDPYVQPARAAQMGVKLVTLDELLAVSDFITVHLPKTPETLGLIGDEALRKVKPEVRIVNAARGGIVDEDALFAALKEGRVAGAGLDVYTSEPCTDSPLFAFDQVVCTPHLGASTGEAQEKAGISVAKSVRLALAGELVPDAVNVQGGVIAEDVRPGLPLAEKLGRIFTALAGEVAHRLDVEVYGEITQHDVKVLELSALKGVFEDVVDETVSYVNAPLFAQERGVEVRLTTSSESPEHRNVVVVRGTLGNGEEISVSGTLSGPKHLQKIVAVGEHDIDLALADHMAFLRYGDRPGVVGTVGRALGEAGLNIAGMQVSRSAAGGEALVALTVDDTVPASVLAEIAEEIGATSARTVNLED
- the ilvC gene encoding ketol-acid reductoisomerase; this translates as MAELFYDADADLSIIQNRKVAVLGYGSQGHAHALSLRDSGVDVRVGLHEGSKSRARAEEQGLKVTTPAEAAKEADVIMVLVPDPVQAKVYEESVAPHIKEGDALFFGHGFNIRFGFIKPPAGVDVCMVAPKGPGHLVRRQYEEGRGVPCIAAVEQDATGKAFELALSYAKGIGGTRAGVIKTTFTEETETDLFGEQAVLCGGASALVKAGFETLVEAGYQPEIAYFECLHELKLIVDLMYEGGLEKMRWSVSETAEWGDYVTGPRIINDQTKAEMKKVLTDIQDGSFANNWMKEYNAGLPKYNEYKKADGDHLLETTGRKLRKLMSWVDDEA
- the ilvN gene encoding acetolactate synthase small subunit, producing the protein MSKHTLSVLVENTPGILARIASLFSRRGFNIDSLAVGVTEHPDISRITIVVNVEDLPLEQVTKQLNKLVNVLKIVELEPGGAIQRELVLVKVRADNETRSQIVEIVQLFRAKTVDVSPEAVTIEATGGSDKLEAMLRMLEPYGIKELVQSGTIAIGRGARSITDRSLRALERSA
- a CDS encoding acetolactate synthase large subunit, producing MTEQATGAPKPQPRPRTGGQQQPGAPAPTPETVTGAQSLIRSLEEVGADTVFGIPGGAILPAYDPMMDSSRVRHVLVRHEQGAGHAATGYAQATGRVGVCMATSGPGATNLVTPIADAHMDSVPLVAITGQVASRSIGTDAFQEADICGITMPVTKHNFLVTDPAEIPRTIAQAFHIASTGRPGPVLVDIAKDALQARTTFAWPPQHDLPGYRPVVKPHSKQIREAARLITESRRPVLYVGGGVLKAGATTELKVLAELTGAPVTTTLMGIGAFPDSHPQHLGMPGMHGTVAAVTALQKADLIVALGARFDDRVTGKLDSFAPLAKIVHADIDPAEIGKNRAADVPIVGDAREVVADLIVAVQGEHERGRKGDHTAWWQLLDRWRETYPLGYDLPEDGSLAPQQVIQRIGQLAPEGTVYAAGVGQHQMWAAHYIDYERPATWLNSGGLGTMGYAVPAALGAKVGVPDKTVWAIDGDGCFQMTNQELVTAALNDVPIKVAIINNGALGMVRQWQTLFYNQRYSNTKLHDGEGSEPCRGTRVPDFVKLAEAMGCVGIRCEDPEQLDAVIEKANSINDRPVVVDFVVHEDAMVWPMVAAGTSNDEVMAARGVRPDFGDSDE